A region from the Benincasa hispida cultivar B227 chromosome 12, ASM972705v1, whole genome shotgun sequence genome encodes:
- the LOC120068475 gene encoding stress-induced protein KIN2-like, whose protein sequence is MADNSQKMSYHIGETKGQAQEKASNLMDKAGDAAQSVKESVQEAGQQIKAKAQDATNAVKDATGMNK, encoded by the exons atggcagACAATTCTCAAAAGATGAGCTACCATATTGGAGAAACGAAAGGCCAAGCACAG GAGAAGGCAAGCAATCTAATGGACAAGGCAGGTGATGCGGCCCAATCAGTCAAGGAGTCAGTGCAAGAGGCAGGACAACAAATAAAGGCTAAGGCACAGGATGCAACTAATGCTGTCAAGGATGCCACGGGGATGAATAAATGA